The window ATCGCCATTTGATGGAAAAGTAATCGAAAAAGCACTGATACCAGTCTTCGTTAATTGTATATAGGTCCTTCCGCTGACCCTTTACCCAAACCTTTTCAACCATATTTAAATCGAGTAAGCTTCGAACCGACGTACTCATGCTTGTTTTACTCATCCCAAGCTCGTCCTTCATTTCATCAAGTGTCAGTGGTTTATCAGAATAAAAAAGAAGGCCGTATAATCGACCAGCGGATGGGGTAATTCCATAAAGGTTCATATTTTTTGCAATGGCATCAATAACCATCGTTCTGGTTCGTTCTAGGATTTCATTGTCTTCCAATCTATTTCACATCCTACATAATTAATAATACTATTTAAACATAGACTACATATTCATTATACAAAAGTAAAGTCTTCTTTTACCCTGTAAAAGGAAGCAAACAGGAGGAATACTAAGTAAACCATTTGTTTGTAACGTACAGTTTTTTCTGTACGTACTATATTGTCGAAAAACACCGAATATACCGTTTGAACTAAAATATACGAATAGTCTATACTTAAGAAGTCCTAAGCGGCAAATTTGGTGAGGTGAAAAAATGGAAGAAACAGATATAAAAATTAAGGTGAGTGATGTAACCAAGATTTTTGGGAAAACATCCAAGAAGGCCTTACAGTTAATCAAGGAAGGGAAAACGAAGGACCAGATATTAAAGGAAACGGGTTCAACCGTTGGGGTCAATCGCGCATCCTTTGAAGTAAAGGCTGGCGAGATCTTTGTGATTATGGGATTATCCGGTAGCGGTAAGTCCACCTTAGTCAGATTGCTTAACCGTCTAATTGAACCAACAATGGGGCAGGTTCAAATTGATGGAAAAGATGTCGTGAAAATGAGTAAGGAAGAGTTACGGGAAGTTAGAAGAAAGAAAATTAGTATGGTCTTTCAAAAGTTTGCTTTGTTCCCTCATCGCACCGTGCTCGAGAATACGGAGTATGGATTAGAAATTCAAGGTGTTGAAAAGGCCGAGAGAAGTCATAAGGCATTGGAAGCATTAGAATTAGTTGGACTAAAGGGCTATGAGCAGCAATATCCTAGTCAGCTGAGTGGTGGAATGCAGCAGCGTGTAGGATTAGCGAGAGCACTAGCAAATGATCCTGATGTTCTTTTAATGGATGAAGCTTTTAGCGCCTTAGATCCGTTGATTCGAAAAGATATGCAGGATGAGTTGCTAGGATTACAATCCACGATGGAGAAAACAATTGTTTTTATTACCCATGATTTGGACGAGGCCCTTCGGATTGGGGATCGAATTGCTTTGATGAAGGATGGCAACATTGTCCAAATCGGAACACCAGAAGAAATCTTAATGTCTCCTGCCAATGAATACGTAGAAAGATTCGTCGAGGATGTCGATCTGTCGAAGGTACTAACAGCACAACATGTCATGAAGCGTGCGGAGACGGTTCAGGTGGATAAAGGTCCACGGGTTGCGCTTAAATTAATGAAGGATTTAGGCATTTCCTCTATTTATGTTGTGGATAAAAAGCAGACGCTTCTAGGTGTAATTACAGCAAAGGATGCTTCGAAGGCAGCTGAAGAAAATCAGCCGATTACTGGCTTTTTAGAGAAGGACATGAATGTAGTTGGAACCGATACCTTATTGATTGATTTATTTGAAAAAGTATCGTCGTCAAGCATTCCGGTTGCGGTGACAGATGAAAATAATCGATTAAAAGGAATACTGATTAAAGGTGCTGTAATTGGTGCCCTAACGGGTAATGAGCGATACATAAACGAGATTGCTGAACCTGAAGCAGCAGCAGCTAAGGAGGTGATGTAAGATGGAAGGAATGTTACCGAAGCTTCCTTTAGCAGATTGGATCGATGCTTTAGTGGATTGGTTGACGGCTACGTTTGGTGATATGTTTGATGGGATATCAGTTGGGGTTGAATTTTTTGTTGAAGGAATTGTCGCGGGATTAGGCTTTATCCCTTCTATAATACTAATGATTCTTGTGAGCTTACTAGCCTGGAAGATTTGTAATTTCAGAATAGCTTTATTTGGACTACTAGGATTATTCCTAATTGATAATCTAGGGTATTGGCAAGAAATGCTAGAAACACTCGCTCTTGTCTTAACGGCTGTGTTGATTTCAATCGTGATTGGGATTCCAACTGGAATTTGGGCATCACAAAACGAAAAAGTACGACAGGTCGTCACACCGATACTAGACTTGATGCAAACCATGCCAGCCTTTGTTTACTTATTGCCGGCGATCTTCTTCTTTAGTATTGGGGTCGTGCCGGGGGTCGTGGCATCGGTTATTTTTGCGATGCCACCAACGATTCGTTTAACTGTACTAGGAATTAAACAAGTACCAGCCGATTTAATTGAGGCAACAGAGGCGTTCGGCTCTACAACGAAGCAAAAGCTATTAAAGGTTCAGCTTCCGTTAGCCATGCCAACGATTATGGCTGGAATTAATCAAAGCATCATGCTCGCTTTATCGATGGTGGTGATCGCCTCGATGGTTGGAGCTCCAGGACTTGGGACAGAGGTGTACCGTGCCGTTACACAAATTAAAACAGGGATTGGGTTTGAAGCTGGTTTGGCCATCGTCGTTATGGCGATTCTGCTAGACCGTATCACGCAAAATATTGGAAAGAAAAAACAAGGGGGAACCGCTTAATGTTTAAAAAATTTGTAGGAATCACTTCAGCAGTAGCACTTACGTTAGGATTAGCAGCATGTGGAGGAAATGATACATCATCAGGATCTGAAGATTCAACGAAATCCGTAGGTGAACAGCTGGATTATGAAATTGTCGGAATTGATCCAGGTGCAGGCATCATGAAAATTACCATCGATGAGGTTTTACCAGAATATGGTCTTGATAAGTGGGAGGTAGTAGAGGGTTCAGGCTCTGCTATGACAGCCGCTCTTAAAAAAGCATATGACAAAGAGGAGCCAATTATTATCACTGGCTGGAGCCCGCACTGGAAGTTTGCCAGCTATGACTTAAAATATCTAGAGGACCCAAAGGGAATCTATGGTGGAGCTGAAGATGTGAACACAATTGTTCGTCTTGGCTTAAAGGAAGACAAGCCTGATGCTTATAAGCTGCTTGACCAATTTAACTGGGAGCCGGAGCATATCGAAACGGTTATGAACTTAATTCAAGAAGGTCAGGATCCAGCAGATGCTGCAGCACAATGGGTAAGTGAAAATGAAGAGCTTGTTAACACTTGGAAGGAAGGCGTTAACGAGGTTGACGGTGAAGAGCTTAAGCTTCTTTATGTAGCATGGGATGATGTTATTGCCAGTACGAATGTGGTAGGTAATGTGCTAGAAAGTATTGGCTATGAAGTAGATTTAGTACAGGTCGATGCAGGTCCAATGTGGGCTGGTGTAGCAGACGGTAGCGGTGATGCCTTGGTAGGTGCATGGATGCCAACAACTCACGCGGACTATTATGCTGAATATGAAGGAAAGTTCGAAGACCTTGGAGCCAATCTAACTGGTACAAAGCTAGGCTTAGTTGTACCAGCGTACATGGATATTGATTCAATTGAAGATTTAAAAGAATAATAGGGTATAGACCAAAAGATAGCAAGATACCTCTTTGCTATCTTTTCGTTTTAGATTCATATGTCAATATAGAGAAGAAAATCATATGGTATACGTAGCGGATTTTTAAAGGAGTGGATGGAATGCTAGTTGGTCATATCAAGGAAATCGTACGTCACCCAATCAAATCCTTTGGAGGTGAACACGTAGAAAAAACGAGAATCATGGAATATGGCTTATATGGGGACCGCAGCCATGCTTATCTAGATGAGACAAATAATGGTGATTTCTTAACCATTACCCATTTTCAGGAAATGGTGCGTTATCATGCAAGGTTTGCAGGAGAAGAAGGACTGGAGCAATATCCGAAGGTCGAGGTCATCACACCGGAGGGTAAGGTATTAGACTGGGATGACGAGAGCTTAATCAAGGAATTAGAGGATAAATCCGCAAGGAAAATTTCTACTATTCAATATACTCCCTCTCATGTGCCAATTGGACCGATTGCCGTGGAGCCTATTCTCCTGGCAACCGATGCCTCATTAGCCCATTTGGAGGAACTATGGGGAAAGGAAAAAATTGATTATCATCGTTTTCGTCCGAATCTATTTATCTCTTTAAAGGAAAAAAAACCGTTTGTGGAAGAGGAATGGATGGGCAGACGGCTGCAAATAGGGAGTGAAGTAGAGCTTGAATTAGTGGGTCATTGTATACGGTGTATGATTATTACGGTTGATCCAGAAAATGCAGAGCGAGATCCAAGCCTGCATAAAACGCTTATTAAGGAAAATAAAAATCACTTTGGTGTATATGCTTCTGTTATCAGAACAGGAGAAATAAAGGCCGGTGATGAAGTGATTCTGCTGTAAATTAAAAAGGGAGTTGCCTAGGTGTCAGACACTACAAGCTATCTTATATCCTATGTGTTTTTATGCAAAGTGATAGAAGATACAGCCTTGTGGTGCCTGGCATTTTTGCTTTCTATAATGAAGATACTCGAGACTGTTAAACTTCATTCAGCAGAAGTCCTCCACTTCTATAAGTGGGGGATGAATGCAAATGGTACTTCGATTCAGTGGGGGTACAACCCCGGCTGAATGAAGTTAAGCCTCCGGCGAGTCTTGCGATTTTTTAAGGTAGTTTACCCGAGCGAGCTCAGGTAATCCGGACGCAAATTCGACGAGCGAATTTGATAAAAATATATTGCAGAAAAAATTCACATATGTATGATGAAGTTATAGCTTGAACACATATTTAAAAGGAAGTTGGAACAAGGACAGGCGTGAATTCGGAGGGGCTGACTCGCTCTCGGAGATGGAGACGCGTCTGGATATTAGTATTCTCCTATTCTATGGACTTAGATAGGATGCTCCATTAAAGGTGGTTATTAAAATGAAGCTTTATCTCAATATATTTATCGCATTTTTTCGATCAGGAATATTAGGCTTTGGCGGGGGTCCCTCATCGATTCCGTTGGTTCACAAAGAGGTGGTTGAAACCTTCAAGTGGATGAATGATGATCAATTTAGTGATGTATTAGCTCTAGCCAATACGTTGCCAGGCCCACTTGCTACGAAAATGGCTGGATATATTGGCTATCGAGTTGCTGGCATACAGGGACTCATCGTTGCCTTGGTTTCCTCCATATTACCTACTGTTTTTTTAATGCTGGCTCTTTTAACCTCCTTTAATCAATTCAAGGATAACCCAAGAGTTCAGGGTATGACCCATGCCGTTGTTCCCGTTGTCGGCGTGATGATGGGAATCTTGACCTGGAGCTTTTTGAAAAAGACAAAGAATGGCTTGGGCTGGAGAAATGGCGGTCTTCTTTTGCTCGGCTGTTTCATCTGTATGGTCGTGCTGCAAATTCACCCGGGTATCGTGATAGGCGTCTTGTTAGTAGGAGCATTAGTGCTGCCAGAAAAGAAAAAGAAAACCGAAGCACCTGTTGAAGGAAAAAGTGAGAGCTTATGATCTATTTGCAATTATTCTTAGCATTTTTGATTCCTGGACTTGTTGGGTATGGAGGCGGACCTGCTTCTATCCCGTTAATTGAACACGAGATTGTCGATCGTTTTGGCTGGATGACAACGAGTCAATTTAGTGAGGTGCTGGCAATCGGAAATTCCTTACCAGGTCCGATTGCGACGAAGATGGCAGGCTATATTGGGTATGAGGTCGGAGGAATTCTCGGTTCATTGGTGGCCTTGTTTGCCATTGTGGCCCCATCCTTAATTCTAATGGTTTTATTATTAAGTATCATCTATCGCTATAAAGATTCACTAAAGGTAAAAAGGCTGTCAAAGGTCGTTCTGCCTGCTGTAGCGATCTTAATGGGAACACTTACCTTTGATTTTTTCCATGAATCGACGATGTCAAATGGACTTTGGGAAACCCTTATTATTGCGATTATCACCTTATTATTATTGGAAAAATGGAAGGTCCATCCTGCCTTTGTTATTCTTGGCGGCCTCGTCTTTGGAGCATTTTTTTTAGTGTAACCTAATAGCTGGGGCTTGTATTGACAAGATTAAGAGAGAAAAAAGATGTTTCACCGTAATGGGTGGCATCTTTTTTCCCGATTATCGTTTAATATGCCGTCATTTCCTTTACAATTTCTTCTCCGCTTAAATGAGAAAAGTAGTACGTTGGCCAATTGTCCAATTCTTTTAAGAGCGTGTCATGGTCTTCGTCGCCAAAGTAGATATGGTAATGCTCTGCTTTTGTTGGGTAAATACCATGGTCACTGAATTGATCATGCTTAGGCACACCAGCCTCATCACCAACTAAATCAAATAAATAACGAACGCCTCGGTTTCCCGCTTCATAGGTCAAAATTTCATAGCCCTGATATTCATATTCGCCCGTTTTAGCTTCACCATTTTGATAAAAGGTCATGGTATCATCCTTAATTTCTAAAAATGCAATAGGAAGCAGCTCTTATATCTAATTAAATAAGTTCCAAAAGATTAGGAGAAAAAGGGAATAGGTTTATGATGTAAAATATAGTAAAATAGTACTATGATATATAGTCATGAATAATCAAGATCCCGAACCGAAATGAATGGATAGAGGTGTGTCCTAACATTTTTCAGCTGGTAATCTTATTTGAGGTGAATAAATGAAGTACACAGGAAGAATTATTCTAGTCCTTTTTTCGATAGCTGTTAGTGTATTTGAATCACTTATTGAGCCTATAACTCTATACAATATACTAGAGGCCTTGTTCTTCGCCACTATCGCTTATATAGTGGGCTGGTCCTTTGATCGCTTGCATTATTTCCGAAAAAGGGCAGAGCAAAGTGAAAAATATAATCGTGAGTTAATTGAGTACTCTCCGGAGTCTGTCCTTGTTTATCATCAGGATAAAATTATTTTTGTAAATGATCGAGTCGAGGAGTTATTACAGATAGCTGCTGACCAGTTAATCGGAAAGTCTATTTTTGACTTCATCCTTCCAGAGCATCATAATCAAGTAAAAGCAAGGATTCAAAGAGCCTCATCAGGACTTCGAAATGTGGAACGAATGGAAATCAAATTATTTTCAGGTAAAAAGGAGATTCTCGATGTTGAGGTTTCCTCTGTACCGATTTTTTATCGTAATAAGAATTGTATGGAGGTCTTTATCAAAAATATAACTGCGAGAAAAAAACTAGAGGAAAAGCTGCGGAAGAATGAGGCACTTTATCGCTTTATTACAGAAAATTCAACGGATATTATCACCTATTTGAAACCGAGTGGTTTGTATGAGTATATATCGCCATCCTGTGAATCGATTTTGGGCTTTAGTCAAGATGAGCTCGTAGGTAAAACGATGTTCGATATCCTCCATCCTGAAGAAATCCAAGTAATCTCTCATTTTTTAACGGAATCTCAATCTCATAAAGATTTTGCCACATTCCCTCATCGGATTAGAAAAAAGGATGGTTCCTTCCTTTGGCTGGAAACAAATGCACGTACGATCCGAAATTCAAGCCATGAGCTAGAGGGCATCGTTGCCGTCTCAAGAGATATCACGGCAAGGCTCGATAAAGAAAGCGAGCTCCTCGAAACCAATGAAATGCTGCGCTATTTATCGCTTATGGATGGTCTCACGGATATTCCGAACCGACGCTGCTTTGAGGAACAACTGCAAAGGGAATGGAATCGAACGATGCGTCATTCGATGCCCTTATCAGCCTTAATGATTGATATTGACTTTTTCAAAAGGTTCAATGATCTTTATGGCCACCCTGCCGGGGATGTATGTATCAAGCAAATTGCGACCGTTATTAAGAATACACTGCAAAGGCCTGCTGATTTTGTTGCCCGCTACGGCGGGGAGGAGTTTGTCGTGCTCCTTCCGGAAACCGACGAAGACGGGGCTGCCTTTGTCAGTGAAGGAATTCTCCAAAATATCAAGCAATTGAAAATCGTCAACGAAGGCTCTGACATTGATGAATATGTAACCATTAGCATTGGCTGCGCAACTGTTTTTCCAACTTCACAGCTAAAGCCTGAAGACTTAATTGAACAGGCTGATAGCGGCTTATACCTAGCAAAGAATTCTGGCAGAAATCAAATGAAAATCAACTAAGCTAGATACAATAAACAAACGGGTCACTGGGAAAATAACTCCCCGTGACCCATTTGTTATCTGCTTTTTTTCAACCAGCTCATTAATTTCTTATTCCTTCTCCATAAATCAAAATGCTGGTCAGCATAAATAATTGCCTCTGATTCTTTTCCAAGCTCAAATCCGTTAGGAAGATACATCGGAATTTCTCTTTCCTCTAATAAAAAAGCAGAAACATACGGATTCTTTTTCAATGCCTTTTGGAGCAGCTGTTTGGCCTTACTAGTGGCTCCATTTTGCAAAAATTCAAGGAGGACACGGTTGTAGGCTCCATTTGCTGTCATCTCTTCTTTATATGTATTTAATAACACGGCAGCTTGGTCCAGCAGTCCTTTTTCAACTAAAACGGTAAATAACTCATAGCGAACCCCTTGATTGTCGTTTGGATTTAGTTCAAGGAGCTCCTCATAGTGTTGAATCGCCTCAGTCAAGCGGCCTTCACTATGTAAAAACTCAGCGTAATCATATTTCGCGCGCATATAAGGGCGGGTGTGGAAAATTCCCCAGAAATGACCGGCATTTTCCTTGAAAAAGTCCTCGCCAAGTTCCTTTTCACCTGCTTCCACTGCCTTTAATAGCAGCTTTTCCTCCTTAAGGGGATTCAACTCGAATTCGGCTAAAATACTATAAGCACCAGGACTATTTGGATAAAGCTTCAGTGCTTTCTCAGCAAGTTGCTTTCTCCGTTTGCCCGTTGCCTCATAGGCATCAAATAATAGCTCCTGTGCTTTTTCCTTATTAGTCAGCTCCCGCTGCGGTCCTTGCGAATGGTTTCGTTGCTTTTTAAGCAAAGAATTGGCTTCATCCTGTGAGCTAAAGGACGTTTTTTCTAGGTTGTTCTGTATGGCATGAAGCTCCCGTTCCATTGGGACTCCGGAGTGGGCAAAAAGTGAGCTGTTGTCGTCCTCTTTATCAAATAAATCGTCTTCATCGAATAGGTCATCATAGACCTCTTCTAGATCAATCGTAGCTAGCTTTTCCTCAAGCTCATGAATTTCCTCCTCAAGCACAGCCTCCATATCCTTGTATCTGGTGGACAAGCTGCTTACGGAAATGGCGAAATCGTCAGCAAGCTCCTTTTGCGTTGTATAGCCGCCAAAGGGATTAAATTGATCGATTAAGTAGAGCAGGGCTGCCGTATAGACGCTTGTTTTCATGATCTTCGGATTCCTTTGCAGGCAGTATTGATGCCATAGATGGACGCCTAGATTTAGGAGAACATCCTCTTCGACATAGTCCTCAAATTCCAGGGCTACTTCCTTATGCTTAGGAGAAATCCAATTAAAATCCTCTATTGTTGGTTCTATCCCGAATAAAAAAAGATGAAGAATTTCCGGAAACGATTGGGCTACAAAGCTGTCAGGCTGAGACCTGTCCCTTCCCTCCATCATATTCATGACTCTGTTGACAACCATATTGGTTAGGCTTGCAGGTAAATCAATAAAAGTGGTAAAGAAGATCGAGTGCTCACCAGCAGGAAGGATAGTGCTCAACACTATGCCGCCGGTTTCAACTGGGTGCTCCTCATCCAGCACCTTTACCCTGTATACCTCGTCTGTGAAAATATCCTTCAGTGTGAGCAGCTGCTGGTCATCCTGATCCTGCTCTGTAATAAGGGAAATGGTGGGCTTTGCCTTTCGCCAGGATTGAAGTATATCCTTTACTCTTTGACGGGTCAGCTTTGCCTTTTGTTGATCAATATAATGGGACATAATTGTTTTTCCATCTACCTCTATAGAGGTAATAAACCAGGTTAAGGTGTAAAAGTGAAACAGTTCAAAGGCCTCATTTGGAATATCGATGGTTTCAAATTGTTCTTCTAGAACCTCTTCAATTTCTTCTGAAAAATGGTTCATGGCAAATTGAATCATATTGACCTGTAACTCCATCAGATCCTTATCAATTAACTGCTCCATGGAGATCACATTCGTTTTTCCACAGCAGTTCTTATATTTTTTTCCGCTGCCGCAAGGACATATATCATTTCTTCCAACCTTTTTCAAATTCTCCATTCCTTTCCTTCATTAGAATAGTGACGAAGACTTTTCAATACTGCAGATGATGATGCTATATTTCTTTTTTTCAAGTGCGTGTAGAGTTAAAAGTATGAAGAATGCTTCACAAAACGATAGCTTGCATTCTCTTTAAATCAGTTCTAGGTAATTCGATTATAACACTACAGAAGAGGGAAGGGGACAAAGAAGAGTGCCAAGCAGCTCCATAAATGTGAGGGTGCTTGGCACTCTGAAGTGAGCTATTGAACCTCTAGGGTCACATCGATATTTCCTCGTGTTGCTTTAGAATAAGGAAATTTAGAGGTAATCGGCTCACCTCAATTATAGTATAAATGTACAATTCTTCACATAAGTGGACTCATTAACTTTAGTCTAGGGTAAGCTGAGAACTATATATTTTTGGAGTCTAGGCCTATTTTTAATTCATACTTGACACATAGGAATTATAAGTTATAAAATATATTTAACGAATTAGTCATATAAGTTAAATCGTATTATCAAATAAGCTCTAAAAAATAAAACACAAATAGTGAAGCTGCAGGTAAGTTACGAAATAAACCAATCATTATTAAAAGGAGTGTTTCCATTGAGAAATAGTGTAGAGCAAAGACGGGAGAAGCTAATCAATAAGCTTTTTGGAGTGAATGTATTTAAGATCGAGGGTAAGCAGCTATATGAGCTGCCGCTTTCCATACTGGAACGAGAGTATCGCAAATATCAAGCAGAATACCATCCACATGGTGAATTTGGTTCTATTAGATGGTCTTAATCTATTCTTTTATGTACCTGTTTCATAATCCCATGTATCATTAAGGTGTTAGCATCATCCAAGCTTTGGAGTGTGCTGACACCTTTTTGTTATATAAAATCCAATTTGCTTGAAGATTCATGGTATAATTCGTTAAATAATATGTAATGAATTAAAAAACGGAGCCATGATTATGAAGCAATATAAACTAAAAAGGCCCTTCAAAGGCTATAAAAAAGGAACAGCCTTTTACCTGATTGCTCAATCTGAGTTTATCGGAGTGAAAGAGTTTGTCCTGCGAACGGATGATTTATCGAATCGGATATCGGTGAATGAGAGTGAGTTTATCAAGTATTTTATTTTTATTAAGAAAATTATCTAACAGCAAGGGGGGAATCATGATGTACGATAATCTCTTAAATATATCGGAAGCAGCAAAGCTATTGGGAGTTTCGCCCAGCACACTACGAAGATTAGAAAAGAACGGCTATATTGAAGAATATGGACTCAAGGTTATCTATACACCAGGAGGCCAGCGAAGGTATATGACAGATGAAATTCAGCAGCTTTTTTCTAATCAAGGGTTTTCTGGACAAATTGGATTTGGTGAAAAACCGGCACTATTAATCCGTGACTTAACGATTGCCTTTACCGATCCGCATTCGCAGTTATCTATTAACGTTGAAAATCAAATAGAAGCGACGAAACAGCTAGTTGAAGCAGCGCAGGAACATCATATACCGATCATTTTTAGTCAAACAA of the Bacillus tuaregi genome contains:
- a CDS encoding Fur-regulated basic protein FbpA, whose translation is MRNSVEQRREKLINKLFGVNVFKIEGKQLYELPLSILEREYRKYQAEYHPHGEFGSIRWS
- a CDS encoding ABC transporter permease, encoding MLPKLPLADWIDALVDWLTATFGDMFDGISVGVEFFVEGIVAGLGFIPSIILMILVSLLAWKICNFRIALFGLLGLFLIDNLGYWQEMLETLALVLTAVLISIVIGIPTGIWASQNEKVRQVVTPILDLMQTMPAFVYLLPAIFFFSIGVVPGVVASVIFAMPPTIRLTVLGIKQVPADLIEATEAFGSTTKQKLLKVQLPLAMPTIMAGINQSIMLALSMVVIASMVGAPGLGTEVYRAVTQIKTGIGFEAGLAIVVMAILLDRITQNIGKKKQGGTA
- a CDS encoding diguanylate cyclase domain-containing protein → MKYTGRIILVLFSIAVSVFESLIEPITLYNILEALFFATIAYIVGWSFDRLHYFRKRAEQSEKYNRELIEYSPESVLVYHQDKIIFVNDRVEELLQIAADQLIGKSIFDFILPEHHNQVKARIQRASSGLRNVERMEIKLFSGKKEILDVEVSSVPIFYRNKNCMEVFIKNITARKKLEEKLRKNEALYRFITENSTDIITYLKPSGLYEYISPSCESILGFSQDELVGKTMFDILHPEEIQVISHFLTESQSHKDFATFPHRIRKKDGSFLWLETNARTIRNSSHELEGIVAVSRDITARLDKESELLETNEMLRYLSLMDGLTDIPNRRCFEEQLQREWNRTMRHSMPLSALMIDIDFFKRFNDLYGHPAGDVCIKQIATVIKNTLQRPADFVARYGGEEFVVLLPETDEDGAAFVSEGILQNIKQLKIVNEGSDIDEYVTISIGCATVFPTSQLKPEDLIEQADSGLYLAKNSGRNQMKIN
- a CDS encoding chromate transporter, whose product is MIYLQLFLAFLIPGLVGYGGGPASIPLIEHEIVDRFGWMTTSQFSEVLAIGNSLPGPIATKMAGYIGYEVGGILGSLVALFAIVAPSLILMVLLLSIIYRYKDSLKVKRLSKVVLPAVAILMGTLTFDFFHESTMSNGLWETLIIAIITLLLLEKWKVHPAFVILGGLVFGAFFLV
- a CDS encoding GbsR/MarR family transcriptional regulator, with the translated sequence MEDNEILERTRTMVIDAIAKNMNLYGITPSAGRLYGLLFYSDKPLTLDEMKDELGMSKTSMSTSVRSLLDLNMVEKVWVKGQRKDLYTINEDWYQCFFDYFSIKWRSAITTNSSAMEKSLTKLKALIADPKTSEETRVQAKKDLSKLEERLEYYDWQHRLIDSFETKEILNFVPIHKK
- a CDS encoding MOSC domain-containing protein; the encoded protein is MLVGHIKEIVRHPIKSFGGEHVEKTRIMEYGLYGDRSHAYLDETNNGDFLTITHFQEMVRYHARFAGEEGLEQYPKVEVITPEGKVLDWDDESLIKELEDKSARKISTIQYTPSHVPIGPIAVEPILLATDASLAHLEELWGKEKIDYHRFRPNLFISLKEKKPFVEEEWMGRRLQIGSEVELELVGHCIRCMIITVDPENAERDPSLHKTLIKENKNHFGVYASVIRTGEIKAGDEVILL
- a CDS encoding ZinT/AdcA family metal-binding protein; this encodes MLPIAFLEIKDDTMTFYQNGEAKTGEYEYQGYEILTYEAGNRGVRYLFDLVGDEAGVPKHDQFSDHGIYPTKAEHYHIYFGDEDHDTLLKELDNWPTYYFSHLSGEEIVKEMTAY
- a CDS encoding glycine betaine ABC transporter substrate-binding protein is translated as MFKKFVGITSAVALTLGLAACGGNDTSSGSEDSTKSVGEQLDYEIVGIDPGAGIMKITIDEVLPEYGLDKWEVVEGSGSAMTAALKKAYDKEEPIIITGWSPHWKFASYDLKYLEDPKGIYGGAEDVNTIVRLGLKEDKPDAYKLLDQFNWEPEHIETVMNLIQEGQDPADAAAQWVSENEELVNTWKEGVNEVDGEELKLLYVAWDDVIASTNVVGNVLESIGYEVDLVQVDAGPMWAGVADGSGDALVGAWMPTTHADYYAEYEGKFEDLGANLTGTKLGLVVPAYMDIDSIEDLKE
- a CDS encoding tetratricopeptide repeat protein, with protein sequence MENLKKVGRNDICPCGSGKKYKNCCGKTNVISMEQLIDKDLMELQVNMIQFAMNHFSEEIEEVLEEQFETIDIPNEAFELFHFYTLTWFITSIEVDGKTIMSHYIDQQKAKLTRQRVKDILQSWRKAKPTISLITEQDQDDQQLLTLKDIFTDEVYRVKVLDEEHPVETGGIVLSTILPAGEHSIFFTTFIDLPASLTNMVVNRVMNMMEGRDRSQPDSFVAQSFPEILHLFLFGIEPTIEDFNWISPKHKEVALEFEDYVEEDVLLNLGVHLWHQYCLQRNPKIMKTSVYTAALLYLIDQFNPFGGYTTQKELADDFAISVSSLSTRYKDMEAVLEEEIHELEEKLATIDLEEVYDDLFDEDDLFDKEDDNSSLFAHSGVPMERELHAIQNNLEKTSFSSQDEANSLLKKQRNHSQGPQRELTNKEKAQELLFDAYEATGKRRKQLAEKALKLYPNSPGAYSILAEFELNPLKEEKLLLKAVEAGEKELGEDFFKENAGHFWGIFHTRPYMRAKYDYAEFLHSEGRLTEAIQHYEELLELNPNDNQGVRYELFTVLVEKGLLDQAAVLLNTYKEEMTANGAYNRVLLEFLQNGATSKAKQLLQKALKKNPYVSAFLLEEREIPMYLPNGFELGKESEAIIYADQHFDLWRRNKKLMSWLKKSR
- the proV gene encoding glycine betaine/L-proline ABC transporter ATP-binding protein ProV, translating into MEETDIKIKVSDVTKIFGKTSKKALQLIKEGKTKDQILKETGSTVGVNRASFEVKAGEIFVIMGLSGSGKSTLVRLLNRLIEPTMGQVQIDGKDVVKMSKEELREVRRKKISMVFQKFALFPHRTVLENTEYGLEIQGVEKAERSHKALEALELVGLKGYEQQYPSQLSGGMQQRVGLARALANDPDVLLMDEAFSALDPLIRKDMQDELLGLQSTMEKTIVFITHDLDEALRIGDRIALMKDGNIVQIGTPEEILMSPANEYVERFVEDVDLSKVLTAQHVMKRAETVQVDKGPRVALKLMKDLGISSIYVVDKKQTLLGVITAKDASKAAEENQPITGFLEKDMNVVGTDTLLIDLFEKVSSSSIPVAVTDENNRLKGILIKGAVIGALTGNERYINEIAEPEAAAAKEVM
- a CDS encoding chromate transporter translates to MKLYLNIFIAFFRSGILGFGGGPSSIPLVHKEVVETFKWMNDDQFSDVLALANTLPGPLATKMAGYIGYRVAGIQGLIVALVSSILPTVFLMLALLTSFNQFKDNPRVQGMTHAVVPVVGVMMGILTWSFLKKTKNGLGWRNGGLLLLGCFICMVVLQIHPGIVIGVLLVGALVLPEKKKKTEAPVEGKSESL